The genomic region GTCTTGAAACTGCTTCTGATCTTGAAAGGCAAGTTTTCCGAACCCAGCTACAGATGGCTGATGAGCTGGATATGAAGGTGGCGGTGCACACTCCCCGGCGAAATAAAAGGGAAATTACCATTAAAACCCTCTCCATTATTGAAGGGAACATTGATCCTGCCCTGGTGGTGGTGGACCATGTGGATCCATCTATAATCGATCTGGTGGCTGATTTTAAGGGAATGCTTGGAATCACAGTGCAACCACAGAAGATGACCCCAACCGAAGCGGTTGAACTTTTAGAAGGAACATTTGATGATTATGGTCCGGAAAGGTTTATGCTGGACAGTGATATGAGTTCTTCACCTTCCGACCCCCTATCTGTTCCAAAAACTGTTCATGAGCTTAAGCTGGCTGGTTGGGATGATAAGAAAATAGAGATGTTATCCCATCAGAATGCAGCCAAGTTTTATGGGTTATAAAGATTAAAAAGTGTATTATGAAAAGTTTAAGGGAAAAAAGGAGAATCTGTATGTTTAAAAAACGGATTTATTTCCCCTTTTAAAGAATCGATCTTTAAAAAACATTTTTGATAGCTATTTTTGCAATAAGTTATGGATTTGGAATAAGTTATGGATTTGGAATAAGTAGGGGATTTTGTAAATAAATAACTGGATAAAAAAAATAAGAAATTATAAGTAGTTTATATACTACTTGTTCTCGGGTAATATGCCCACAAATTTCTTGATCCGTTCCATGATTCCCTCATTATCCGGCTGAACAGGTTTGTATTCTTTTCCAACCAGGTCAGCTGCCAGTTGCATTATCTCATTACTGATGGGGGAAGCTGGGTTTAACTCCATTACTGAACTTCCCAGGGCTATGGAACGATCCATCTCCCGGTCATAGGATATCACTGAAATCATGGGTACTTCCAGTATAGATTCAATTTCATTAACTGAAAGCAGGAAATTATCTTCGTACCACATGTTCAAAACGAAACCAAGTATTTCAATGTTAAGTTCATTTAAAAGAATTCTGATCTTCAAAGCATCAGCCACTGCAGGCATGGTAGAATTGGTCACCAAAATAGCCTCAGTATCCTCCGGCAAAGCTTCGAATATGTTGGAATTAATCCCTGAGGGTAGGTCCATGAGGAATATATTTCCATAGGATGATATTTCTTCCATTATCCTTTTCCATGATACATAGTTGGGGTTGATGGTTTTAAGGGTTTCGAAGTGCATCCCGGTTGGTATTACCAGTGCTCCCTGATTCACCTGGTAGACACAGTCCTGAACTGCCTTGTCACGCATTAGCACGTCATGGAGAGTTACTTCCGGATTTAGAAGTCCGGTTATTACATCCATGTTGGACATCATCAGGTCCAGATCTAGCATGACCACTTCTTCACCGAAAAGACTCAGGGCTACCCCTAAGTTAAAAGTGAGGGATGTTCTTCCCACTCCTCCTTTTCCAGATGCTAGAGCAATAAATCTCGACATATTACTCCCTGAAAGTAAAAATTAAAATTCTTATCTCCTTCCCAGCAGTCCTTCCACCAGTTTGGATATGACACCTTTTTTATCTGGTTCAATTGGCTGATACTCTTCACCGATGAGATCAGCCCCCAGTTGCATGATTGCATTGCTGGTGGGGGATTTAGGATTTTTAACAACTAATGGTTCTCCGAAGGCTGCTGCCCGGCTGACTTCATTGTCTTCAGGGATTACAGCGATTACAGGTACTTCCAAGATAGTTTCGATCTCACTGATGGTCAGGAATGTTTTATCGTGCTGCTCCCGGTTGATAACAACTCCCAGGATGTCCACACCCAACCGGTTGGCGACGATTTTGGTTTTAAGGGCGTCGCTGATGGATGGTACTTCAGGAGTGGTGACTAAGATCATTTCCTGAGCTGCGGCTATTGCAGCCAGTGCATCCTTTTCCAGTCCAGCAGGGGCATCGATTAACAGAATATCGGCACTTTCAATGAGTATTTCCAGAGCACTTTCCAGGCGATCCATTTTGATCTTACGAAGACCTTCCAGTGATATTCCAGCAGGGACTACCTTAACACCGCCAGGTCCCTCGTAAATAGCATCTTCTATATCTGCATCTCCAGAGAGAACATCATGCAGAGTCACTGATTTCCCTTCCATACCCAGGATCAGTTCCAGGTTAGCCATGGCCACGTCTGCATCCAGAACTATGACCTCTTCTCCGTAAGTAGCCAGGGCCACACCTAAATTTGCAGTGATAGTTGTTTTTCCAACTCCGCCCTTCCCTGATGCAACTGTTATCACTCTCGTCATCCAATTCCTCCTAAGAAATTTATTCCACCTTAACTTTTTTCCATCTTAAATCATTTAGCTGTACTACGTAATATTAAATCTTTAACTAAATTCCACATTAATCTCGAATTTTTCCACAACTTCTGGATACTGTCTGAAGCTCTTTTTTATGGCGATTTCGGCTATGTTAATGATCTGCCTTCTGAGATTAACGGCAGTTCTACTCTGCCCCATGATTCTGTTTAAGAACCCCTGACTTTCATATTCAGTGATGATGTTAATGGTTCCAGTTAGTTCCTTATAATTATCAAGGAAAACCATGACTTCGGTTCCTTTGATTTTGGGAATTCCCAGTACTGATTTTTTAATAAGATTCATCAGGACTAATTCCACCCTTTCCACGTCATCATCATCGATGATACCGCCCTTATAGGATTGTAACAGGTTTTCCACGTCGTCATCCTGAACATCTTTAATACCATACTTTTTTAGAAGTTCCGAACGATCAACAGGCTTCTCTTCAATTTCATCAGCTTTTGGAATTTCAGATGACTCTGCTTCCAGCTCAATTTTATTCAAAGATGGTTCTACCTTTTTATCAACCACAGGCGGCTCAGCAACTTTCTCAGCTGATGGTAAATCATCACCACCCATCTCAACAGAAGCAGGAGAAGATTCTGCCCCCACACCCTTTTCAGGTTCTTTCAGAGGCTTATTTAAGGATTTTTCCAGCTTATCAGCTACAGATGATTCATCTGCTTTCTCAACTGGTGCCCTTTCAATAGATTCATCCACATCAACAGAAGCCTGAGAAGATCCTAGATTTTCATCCTTTTTTGGTTCTTTAATAGGTTCATTTGAAGATGAATCCTCCTTTAAAGATAGATCTACTTTTTCATCAGCAACTGGTGGTTCAGTTACTTTTTCAACCGACACCGAATCTTCAGATGAATTATCAACAGATTCAACTTTACTTGATTCAGTAACTTCCGGTTTTAATTCCTCTTCAGGAGGAGTTTCAGTTGCTGTCTTTTTCAGTTCACCGATTACATCGTAAACATTAGAATCCTCATCGATGGTGTATGGTTTGTTGAGATCCAGTAGATAGTCCACTTGAGAGGGTCCTACATCAAAGACTTCAATCAGTGTATTTTTATTTCCTAGGGCAGAATTTATTTTTTCCAGTGCTTCTATCTTAGAAAATCTATCATAGGAAGCAGCTACCTGTTTTCCATCTTTATAAAGAATATATCCTTCTTCTGAACGTGAAGTAACCCTAATAAACCCGTTTTTATGATCCTTGGCTAGATCTTTCATTAATTTCGAGAAATCCAGCTCGTCAGCATATGAAACCATAGACGGTTTGGTTATGGGCATTTCCATGTATACATCTCCCCATATCCTTACTAATATCCCATAATTCCTTAACAAATTCTTATAATAAATTATACTCTAATCTCAAATAAATATAATATTGGTATTGCATCTTTCTTGTTTATATTTACTTTCGGATCAGTTTTATTTCTGCAGGAGTAACTATTATAATATTCCTACCATTTTTACATAATAAGATAGCTTCTCCCCCATCATTATCGCGGAATGCCTTTAATTTTTCTCCGGCTAGTTTGAAATCATCCGGAGAATTCTTTTCCAGGATACTGATGTCCATAATAATTGGATTTTTTTCCTCTAAAACCTGGGCCAGGGCATAATCAAATTCATCGAGGTTGTGGACCTTCATTAAAACTATCTCATAGAATGAGTGCTCAGGGACTATGATGGTTTCCTGATCCTCTTTCCCTTCCTCTTCTTCCAAGCCAAGATTTTTCTTCAAGTAATCCATGATGTCCTTCATTTTTCAACGTCCCCTATAGCTGTATATTCAATTATGGCATCTAATAATATTGACGCTCCACCCTGATAAATGTCAGCAGCAGGAAGGCCATATTTTTCCTGACACTCTGAGAAAAGGGCTTTGGATTTATCCCCAGTGAAATTCCTTAAATTTAGAGATATCCCCACTACTTTGGTGGGTTCCACGGCTTCTATGGCCCGGATCTCTTCTGTAATTCCCACTGGTTGGCGGTAGGGATGGTTAAACCTGTGACAGACAATGGTGGCATCGGGTTGTGCTCCTACAAGTATGGCTGCGGATAATCCCCTGGGGTGTGGGTTTCCCCTTTCAGTAAGACTGGACTGTCCTTCTACAAATATAATGTCCGGGCTTTTTTCTTCCTCAACATATTTTATGCTCCCCATTACTGCAGAGGCAACATCCATTACTGACAAGCTACCTGCACGGAAATTCAGGTCAGCTGGTTGTTCCAAGCCCATTTCATCCGTGGATATAATTCCTGGATTTAATCCCATCTCTTTTGCTGTTTTTCCCAGGATACGTGTGGTGGTTCGTTTCCCACATTCCTGAGATGTGCCTCCCACAAAAACCACCGGTGTTTCCGGTTTATAATCAAGTTTTGGGAGGACTTCAGTACAACATTCAGGGGCAGTACCAAATACTGATCTTATAACATCAAGGCGTGGACTTATTTCTTTTAACTGAACACCTTTAGACTTTGCAAAGGCCAGTAAAGATTGATTACTATGTAATGGGAGTGATCTGAAAGAACAGACCACATTCATTCCTAAATCAATAGCTTGAACCGCGTACTTAAGGGCAGATCCTTCCGCACCAATAGGCAGCATTATGGCCACACTACGGGCATCAGTATTACCCACCACTTCAGCTAAACTGGACGAAATAATATTATTACAAAATGTTTGACCCTGTTTCTCTTTATTATCATCTATGAAACCAACGGATTCTATTCCGCTGAAATTAGAGAATTTTTCCCCACCTCCACCGCATCCGATGATTATAAATGGGTTAAGTTCTTGCAAGTCCCCAACAGAAGTTACAAAATACAAAAGATCACTCCTCTTAAATTTGATGAAATAGGTGAAATATTACATTACTTATTTATTTAATAAATGTCAAACCAAGATATATACTTTAGGTAGCATGTAAATTCTATTGTGGAGGCAGATTATGATAGAAAGAATACTTAAAGATTTAGGACGGATAAATGGGGTAAGCGGATCTTTAGTGGTCGGGAAAGACGGTTTGATAATAGAAAGCGAAGTTCCAACAGACATTGATTCTGAATTAGTGGCTGCGATGGCTTCAGCTGTTTTTGGTACCGCAGAACGTTCCGCAGAGGAAATGAAACATGACCCGCTTCAACAGGTGATGATTGAGGGTAGTAAAGGTAAAACCCTGATGATCGATGCTGGTGAAGGTATACTGGTAGTGATTGCAGACGTAGATATTAACCTTGGTCTCATCAGGATCGAAATGCGTCGTAGCGCTGAACGAGTAATTGAATTCCTAACTTAAATGGCATTATGAGGAATTTGAAAAGTTAGATCATGTGTTATCATCTGCATAGTTATCATTGTTTATTTGCTCCAAAAAAACGCATATAACGAATGATTTTAGTAAAAATCAACTGAAAACCCATTAAATAATACGGGAGGTAGCACTCTTGAGAAAACCTTACGTTATACTCATTGGAAGTGCATCGGGGATTGGAAAATCAACCATCGCTTCTGAGTTAGCTAAAGAGCTGGGTATTAAGCATCTGATTGAAACCGACTTCATAAGGGAGATAGTAAGGGGGATCATTGGTCCTGATTATGCACCAGCTCTTCACAAATCTTCATTCGATGCTTATGTAACCCTAAGGGACAAGCAACGATTTGATGGCAATAGTGCCAGTTTAATAAGTGCTGGTTTTGAAGAGCACGCTTCTTTCGTCATACCTGCAATTGAAAAGGTTATAAAAAGGGCAGTTGATGACTATGATGATCTGGTAATTGAAGGAGTACATCTAGTTCCGGGATTTTTAGATATAGATAAGTTTAAAGAAGATGCTAACATCCACTTTTTTGTACTAACTGCCGACGAGGATGTACATAAAGAAAGATTCGTTAAAAGGGCCATGAAGATAAAGCGTGGCGGAAAACACCTGGAGTATTTCAAAGAAAACCGTATAATTAACAATTATCTGGTTAAACAAGCCCTAGAACATCGCATCCCTGTTATCAACAATCTCGGCATTAACGAAACCAAGAAACGGATGCTCACTCTGATTAAAGAGATCTGTAAAGAGATGATATTCCGCCATTCAGTTGATCAGTTGGAATTGGAGACTGATATCATCCTCAACAAATATGAAGGCCGTATAATGGATGTTTCCTACTTCCTCCCTGGTTTTGGCGAACCCCTGAAGAGAAAAGTTAATGTGTATGACCCGTCTGAGGCAAAACGTTTCATTAAACTTCTCCAGGAGAACCCTAAACGTAAAAAAGATCTGGAAGGACTCTATGAACTTTCTGGAAACGTTCACCGTCACAAAGTCTGCGCACCAGATGAAGAAAGTCTTGAGGCCATGATCAAAGAACTGGACGAAAAAGGACTGCTCTACCAATTTGACCAAGAAGAGAAAAAATAAAAATAATTTTCCACTAAATAATTTTTTTTACTAAACTAATAAAATTAATATTTTTACAAATAGTGAATCCAGCTAAAAATACCAACTAAAAATATTACGATATAACAAGATTATAAAAAAATAGATTAAAATATATTAATAATATTAATATTATATAATTAAATTTATCATTCACCAAACTTATCATTCACCTATATTGGTAACTATATTCAACCAGGTAGGGCATTACACTTGTATATTACACATATCTTAGATTACATTGATTATCACATTGATTCTATTTTTTAAGTTTAATAAGGATTGAAAGAGGAATTATAAAGGATATTAGGAATTATAAAAGATATTAATCAAAAAATATACCCCTTAAGATAATTAAAAGTACTGATTAAAACTATTAAACTACAGATTAAAATAATTAATATTAGGAGTCGTAAAATTGAGCAAAATGTTTGCTGACTGTCCCATATGCAATACAAGTCAAAGTATGGAAGTCACTACCAAAACCGAAATAATCCCTTACTTTGGGGAAATCATGGAATCAACCCTTTTATGCAGTGAATGCGGCTACAAACATGCCGATACCATCTGTATTGACCAGAAAGAACCGGTTAAGTACACCTTACTTGTTAGGAATGATAATTTAAACGCAAGGGTTGTTAAATCACAGTCAACCACCATTACCATACCTGAAATAGGGCTTAAGGTGGAACCCGGACCACAATCCCAGGGATACGTTTCCAATGTAGAAGGAGTATTGAACCGTTTTGAAAAAGCAGTCAAAACTGCCTTATCATGGGCCGAAGAGGACCATGTGAAACAAAACGCAGTCCAAATACTGGAAGATATTGAAAGAGTGAAAAATGGTCAAAAAGAAGTTACCCTAGTATTAGAAGACCCCTTTGGTCACAGTATCGTCATGGATGATGCTGCAGTTAAGAGTGAATTGACTGTGGAAGAGATTAAAAATCTAAAAACTGGTTTTACCACCTTTGAAAATGATGAACTGGAAATGAACGAAGATAAGTAATAGGGGCCGAATAAACCAAAAGATGATAACCTAAGATTAGCAGTTTAACTCAAAATAATCCTCAAAAATAAAAAAAAATAATTTTAAAATTTTAATTTAAGATTTACAACTAAAGAGTTTTAATAATCCATGAAAGCTGGATCTTCCTCTTCTTCATGCACATCTTTGAGTTTAAGCGTCTTTTTGACATCCATTGACAGCGCATCGCAGTCTGCTTTGATGGCGTGCAAGTGCATTAATATCCTCTTTTTCTCTTCATTGATCCTTTCAATGTTCTGATAAGGGTATATGGATTCTTTGAGCATTTCGTATTCAATGGTGGTGTAGGGATATTCATTGAGCTGCTCACAGACCTTCTCCAGTACTTCTCCCAGAAATTTGTTCATCTCCACTTTAACTCTTTCCCTGATCATCTTGTCCCGGTCAAGGTTCTGCTTCATCAAACGTACGACTTCTGCTTTGGCAAAAGGCAGACTTTCTCCTTCTTCGTCTTCTTCGTTGTCAGAGTCTTCCTCAGTAGTTTCATCGGACTCAACTGCTTCTTCTGAGTCAATAATTTCCTCTGTCTCTTCCGGAATAATTTCTTCATTAGAGGGAATAGTTTCTTCGTTAAATTCGTCTTCTCTTTCGTCGTACATGAAAAATCTCCTAATTCTTTAGATTTAAATTCTTTATATTCCATTAAATGCTATGTAAATGGCCTTATATAAAAGTATTGTTTAAATGACAGGTTACGTGTAAAATTTATGATGATCTCCCCTTACACCATAACAATAATTGAAGGTAAAATAAAAATTTCTACTAATATTATATAATCCCCAGACATTAATCCGTCAGGTAATATAATGCTTAATGTATTTTATCTAAGTCTAAACTTAAGTCCAATGATCTTGCAGAATGCGTGATGTATCCCGTGGAGATCACATCCACCCCTGTCTTTGCAAACTGGAGTATGTTATCTGAATTGATACCACCTGAAACTTCAATTATCACATTACCACGGAGGTTTCCATCTTCAAGAGCCTTTAAAACAGTTATAACACTATCCGAATCCATATTATCCAACATTATAATATCTGCTCCGGCATTAGCAGCTTGCAGGGCTTCTTCCAGGGTTTCTACCTCTATTTCAATTTTTTTGGTGAAACTGACATATTTTCTGGCGCGGGATATTGCCTCAGCCACTCCACCCACCAGGGCCAGGTGATTATCCTTTATAAGCACACTATCATCCAGCCGGTAGCGATGGGTATCGCCTCCACCAGATCTTATGGCATTTTTCTCAAAAAACTGGAGTCCGGGGGTTGTTTTACGAGTTCCAGCCACTATAACATCAGGATTAACACTGCGAACCATTTTAATAACATTAGCAGTGAGTGTGGCAATGCCACTCATGCGCATCAGGAGGTTAAGCACGGTTCTTTCCACGCTGAGAATGCTACGAGGATCACCGGATATCTTCATGACGATCTGGTCCGGCTCTATTTTTTCACCATCCCCCACCAATATTTCTGTTTCCACTGCAAACTCGGTGAAAATAGCTACTGCCAGTTCAACTCCAGCAATTATCCCCTCTTCTCTGCCTATGATCTGACCCCTAACCTGTAATCCCGGGGGTATCAATGCACGGGTGGTTATATCCTCAAAACCAATATCTTCATAAACCATCTTAGCTAGGTCCTGCCTCATGATCGCACCCCTATAATTTTGCTTAAAAAACTATTACTCATTAGAAACTATTACTACAAAAATTACTAAAAATATCTTTGTTCTGGTTTATATTGAATGAGGAATATAAATTTTCACCAGGAAACTAATCTAAAGTTAAAAAAAATCATCTTCACTTTAATTGTCCTGCAACTAACTTCATATCTTACAACTAAAAGGACAACATGAAAAAGGACAACTGGGAAATGATAGAATAATAATACAAGAATAGACTTACACCAGTCATTAAGTAAATGGACTATTAAATGTAAGAAAAATCATCAAGCATAAAAATCATCAATTAAAATAATATTTTGAGCTAAGTAACGATTTAAGCTTAGTTCATTAATAAATTAATCATATTAGGTGAATCAATTATGGAATTAATATTTTTAGGAACCTCATCCGCACTCCCCACCACTAAACGAAATCATTCCTCCATTGCCTTAAAGGCCTTTGGAGAGGTAATGCTCTTTGATTGCGGTGAAGGAACTCAGCGTCAAATGGCTCGGATTAAACTGAGCCCCATGAAGGTGGATCATATCTTCATCACCCACCTCCATGGTGACCACTTCCTGGGACTACCCGGCATGATCCAGTCCATGGCCTTCAGAGGCAGGGAGGAAGCTTTACACATCTACGGGCCGGAAGGAATGATAAAAACCGTTGAAAATATTAAAAATCTGGGTTACTATGCTCTGTCATTCCCCATACATGCTTATGAAGTAACCGAAGGTACTGTTCTCCAGACAGAGAAATATATCATTGAATGCTGTCCCACCCATCATTCTGTCCTTAACTTGGCTTACTCAGTTGAAGAAAAAAGATCCCCCAAATTCCTCCGGGAAAAAGCCATCAGACTGGGATTGAAACCAGGACCAGATTTCGGGAAACTGCAAAAAGGCATCCCTGTGGAGGTAGATGGAACCCTGATAGAACCAGAACAGGTTCTTGGGGCAGAAAGGAAGGGAAGAAAAATAGTTTACTCGGGGGATACTAAACCCTGCCCAGAAATGGTTCAATTTGCCTCCCATGCCGATGTTCTGATACATGAATCAACCTATGAATCAGCACAGGAATCAAAAGCTCTTGAAAATGGACATTCCACCACCACCCATGCAGCAATGGTTGCTAAAGAAGCAGAAGTGTCTGAATTAATTCTCACTCACCTAAGCACCCGTTACCGGGATAGTGATGCTTTAAGAACAGAAGCAAGCCATGTATTCAGTAAAGTAATGGTGGCTGAGGATTTTATGAGTATAGAGGTGGAACGTCATGAAATTTTATAAAAAGGGAGATCACCATAATTTAAAGTGCCATAATTTAAAAGACAACCACCTAAGTATAGAGATGGATCATCATGCCCAACACTGACCCCCTGTACCTTGATCTGATAAAAATTGCCATAATTTTTATAGCCGCATTTATCATTATCAAATGGACTATTTACATTGTTAAGAGAACTGGAACGCGATTTAGTTTAGAACCTACTCTGATTCAGGTCTTAAATGAGATCATCAAGTACTCCATAATTGCCCTGACCTTAACCCTTGCTTTAAATGAAATTGGAGTGAATATAAACTCCCTAATCATCAGCTTTGGTATTGTGGGTATAGCAGTTGGTTTCGCCGCCAGGGACACCCTTTCCAACTTCATCGCCGGCATATTCATACTGGCAGATAAAAGTTTTAAAGTGGGAGACATCATCGAAATATCAGGTCAAAGCGGTAAAGTGGTTAAACTCGGTTTCAGAGTTACCACCATCAAAACTGTGGATAATAAACTTATAACCATCCCCAATTCAACCTTTTCCAAGGGTGCTTATATTAATTCCACTGCTCAGGAAACCCGTAGAGTTGGATTGGATGTTAACATCCCCTATGAACTGGAACTGGAACAGACAGTTAACTCTCTGGTGGAAGTTGCATCTAATTGCAAATGGGCACTTCCTGAGCCAAAACCAAATGTGCTTATAAAAGAAATGACAGATACCGGTATTAAAGCTACTTTGAATGTCTGGATCAATGATCCATGGGAAGTAGCAACCTACCGAAGCCAGCTAGCCCTGAAAGTTAAGAGACTTCTGGTTGCTGAAGAGGTATCGTGAAGAAGATATCTTAGGAAGATCTAAGATTTAATGAAGATCTAAGATTTAATGAAGATCTAAAGATGTCTTGTGAAAAATATCTAAGATATTTTAGTTAAATGTCCAAATATAAGATTTTTTCCATTCTGATAATATTGGCGTGTGTCACGCTGGCAGCAAGCATAGCCATAGCTGGTTACGAACAGATGCAGAACGTTACCAAAGCCCAGAAAAGTGTTAAAGACTATCAGGAAAAAATGAGCAACCCGGTGAATGCACTGGATCCAACTGATCTCACCGCTTCACGTATCAATGCTCAGTTAACCATTCCCAAACTTAACGTGAATGCAACCATTCGATCTGACACTGTAAACGCTTATAACGCTGTTTATCATTATCCTGAAAGTGTAATGCCAGGTAAACCCGGAGAATGTGGCATTTTAGGCCATAGAACTACATATTCAGGATTATTTACTAACATAGCATCCCTGGAACCCGGAGACCAGGCCATTATCAAGGATTTCACCCAGCGAAAGAAATATGTCTATGAAGTCACTTC from Methanobacterium sp. harbors:
- a CDS encoding class E sortase — its product is MACVTLAASIAIAGYEQMQNVTKAQKSVKDYQEKMSNPVNALDPTDLTASRINAQLTIPKLNVNATIRSDTVNAYNAVYHYPESVMPGKPGECGILGHRTTYSGLFTNIASLEPGDQAIIKDFTQRKKYVYEVTSNGDDIRWDYKTNPIRFSQEGQARLLIVTCYPPGKKQAAWITHFKMVSSSNL